In a genomic window of Paracoccaceae bacterium:
- the def gene encoding peptide deformylase: MKRNILLHPDPRLKKHAEPVADLTDELRRLADDMLETMYDAPGIGLAAPQVGILQRLVVLDCVKVDEGSPRPLIMFNPEIIASSEETNVYEEGCLSIPEQFADVTRPSEVQVRWIDRDGNEQNEVFDGLWATCTQHEIDHLDGKLFIDYLKPLKRQMITRKMVKLKRERARA, translated from the coding sequence ATGAAAAGAAATATATTGTTGCACCCGGACCCGAGGCTGAAAAAACACGCCGAACCCGTTGCTGATCTGACCGATGAGTTGCGACGTTTGGCCGATGACATGCTGGAGACCATGTATGACGCGCCCGGTATTGGTCTGGCAGCGCCGCAGGTCGGTATTTTGCAAAGGCTGGTGGTTCTGGATTGCGTCAAGGTCGATGAGGGCAGTCCGCGCCCGCTGATCATGTTCAATCCCGAGATCATTGCCTCATCTGAGGAGACAAACGTTTACGAAGAAGGCTGTTTGTCGATCCCGGAACAATTTGCCGATGTAACGCGGCCCTCCGAGGTGCAAGTCCGCTGGATTGACCGGGATGGCAACGAACAGAATGAGGTTTTTGACGGGCTCTGGGCCACTTGCACACAGCATGAAATAGATCATTTGGATGGCAAGCTGTTCATTGATTATCTCAAGCCCCTCAAGCGCCAGATGATCACGCGCAAGATGGTCAAACTGAAACGGGAGCGCGCCCGCGCATGA
- a CDS encoding threonine-phosphate decarboxylase, with the protein MFNAKQRDHGGGLDAAIARFGGTRLTWIDLSTGINPHPYPRAPLPPDAWIALPDKKAMSDLMAAARAFWNIPDEAGVIAASGASALIAQLPQLVSKGPVCIPAPTYNEHAAAFAAQGWSITDADTAKAQVIVHPNNPDGRLWTRDTLPCKDATLTIIDESFCDVDPALSLIALADRPGTVILKSFGKFWGLAGLRLGFLIGDATLIQELGDRLGPWAVSGPALHIGAQALRDLRWATATRQRLSEDAAQLDALMQIAGARVLGGTTLFRLYDVDDAEAWQTRLAHHHIWSRTFPYAPGWLRLGLPHTLHWPRLKAALA; encoded by the coding sequence TTGTTTAACGCAAAGCAACGGGACCACGGGGGCGGGTTGGATGCAGCCATTGCCCGGTTTGGCGGAACGCGACTCACCTGGATTGATCTTTCCACCGGGATAAACCCGCATCCCTACCCGCGCGCGCCTCTGCCGCCGGACGCATGGATCGCTTTGCCCGATAAAAAGGCGATGTCCGACCTGATGGCGGCCGCACGCGCGTTCTGGAACATCCCCGACGAGGCGGGTGTGATCGCCGCCTCCGGGGCCTCCGCCCTGATTGCGCAGCTCCCCCAGCTGGTCTCAAAAGGCCCTGTCTGCATTCCCGCCCCTACTTATAATGAACATGCAGCGGCCTTTGCGGCGCAAGGATGGTCGATCACCGATGCCGATACCGCCAAGGCGCAGGTGATCGTGCACCCCAATAATCCAGACGGGCGGTTGTGGACGCGCGATACCCTGCCCTGCAAGGATGCCACCCTCACGATCATTGATGAAAGCTTCTGCGATGTGGACCCCGCCCTGTCCCTGATTGCTTTGGCGGACAGGCCGGGCACCGTAATTCTCAAAAGCTTTGGCAAATTCTGGGGCTTGGCCGGTCTGCGGCTGGGATTTCTTATCGGCGATGCAACGCTCATCCAAGAGCTGGGCGACAGATTGGGCCCCTGGGCGGTGTCCGGACCGGCCCTGCACATCGGCGCCCAGGCGTTGCGTGATCTCCGCTGGGCAACGGCGACACGGCAACGCCTTTCAGAGGACGCCGCACAACTGGATGCGCTGATGCAGATCGCCGGGGCCAGGGTGCTTGGCGGCACCACACTCTTTCGCCTCTATGACGTAGATGATGCCGAAGCCTGGCAAACCAGACTGGCGCATCACCATATCTGGAGCCGCACTTTTCCTTATGCGCCCGGCTGGCTGCGCC
- a CDS encoding MalY/PatB family protein yields MSFDAPHDARFDTIIDRCGTDCSKWDNMQSAYGVSPEDGLAMWVADMDFRPPSCVQDALQGMLDHGIYGYYGNQASYHAAIQWWMQERHGWAIEPNWIFNTHGLVNGTGMCIDAFTAPGDGVVLFTPVYHAFARVIKAAERDVVECPLVTRDGQYHMDFDAYDAQMTGTEKMVILCSPHNPGGRVWHRDELQQVADFARRHDLILVSDEIHHDLVMPGHTHTPMALIDGITDRLIMMTATSKTFNLAGHHTGNVIIEDPDLRAVFARRMAGLGMSANSFGLVMAKAAYSPEGAAWTDDLVGYLDGNRQLFDAQINAIPGLSSMALESTYLAWVDFAGTGMAQDEIIRRIQNDAQIAANHGTSFGSGGESFMRFNLGTPRARIREACDRLAKAFGDLQ; encoded by the coding sequence ATGAGCTTTGATGCCCCCCATGACGCGCGGTTTGACACAATCATCGACCGCTGCGGCACCGATTGCAGCAAATGGGACAACATGCAGTCGGCCTATGGCGTGTCGCCGGAAGACGGCCTTGCCATGTGGGTTGCGGACATGGACTTTCGCCCGCCGAGCTGCGTGCAGGACGCGCTGCAAGGCATGCTGGATCATGGGATCTACGGCTATTATGGCAATCAGGCCAGCTATCACGCTGCCATCCAGTGGTGGATGCAGGAACGGCATGGGTGGGCCATAGAACCCAACTGGATTTTCAACACCCATGGGTTGGTCAATGGCACCGGCATGTGCATTGACGCCTTTACCGCCCCCGGTGATGGTGTTGTGTTGTTTACGCCCGTCTATCACGCCTTTGCCCGCGTGATCAAAGCCGCCGAACGCGACGTGGTTGAATGCCCGCTGGTGACCAGAGACGGGCAATACCACATGGATTTTGACGCCTATGACGCCCAGATGACCGGCACCGAAAAAATGGTCATCCTGTGTTCACCCCACAATCCCGGCGGACGCGTCTGGCACCGGGACGAACTGCAACAGGTTGCGGATTTTGCCCGCCGCCATGACCTCATTCTGGTGTCGGACGAAATCCACCATGATCTGGTAATGCCGGGCCATACACATACCCCCATGGCTTTGATCGATGGCATCACGGATCGACTGATCATGATGACGGCCACCAGCAAGACCTTCAATCTGGCAGGGCATCACACGGGCAATGTCATTATTGAGGACCCGGATTTGCGCGCGGTTTTTGCGCGGCGGATGGCGGGTCTCGGCATGTCCGCCAACTCATTTGGACTGGTGATGGCCAAAGCGGCTTATTCCCCGGAAGGGGCGGCCTGGACGGATGATCTGGTGGGTTATCTGGACGGCAACCGGCAATTGTTTGACGCACAGATCAATGCCATTCCGGGACTGAGCTCTATGGCTCTGGAAAGCACTTATCTGGCATGGGTGGATTTCGCCGGAACCGGCATGGCGCAAGACGAGATCATTCGCCGCATTCAGAACGATGCACAGATCGCCGCCAATCACGGCACCAGCTTTGGCAGCGGTGGTGAGAGCTTCATGCGGTTCAACCTGGGCACCCCCCGTGCGCGGATCAGGGAGGCCTGCGACCGTTTGGCAAAAGCCTTTGGCGATCTGCAGTGA
- a CDS encoding response regulator, with translation MKVLIVESQKDLAIIWQRHLERMGMSVQRASGQSDAIAHLREHHTDVIIMDLVLGDGSALAVADYASYRLPNAQVIFVTNTSFFSDGSIFRHATNACAFVQSATPPEDLAAMVEHYGADSSDAEVAQTY, from the coding sequence ATGAAGGTTCTAATCGTAGAGAGCCAAAAAGATCTGGCTATTATTTGGCAGAGGCATCTGGAGCGTATGGGCATGAGTGTCCAGCGCGCGTCAGGTCAATCAGACGCAATCGCGCATCTTCGTGAGCATCACACGGATGTTATCATTATGGATCTGGTGTTGGGGGACGGATCGGCGTTGGCCGTGGCGGATTACGCCAGCTACCGCCTGCCCAACGCACAGGTTATATTTGTAACTAATACGTCGTTCTTTTCGGACGGGTCGATTTTCCGACATGCCACAAATGCCTGTGCATTTGTGCAGAGCGCAACACCGCCTGAAGATCTGGCGGCAATGGTCGAGCATTACGGTGCGGACTCCAGCGACGCAGAGGTAGCGCAAACCTACTGA
- the def gene encoding peptide deformylase, producing the protein MSVLEILRWPDPRLSTVCAPVTGIDAMIRTLAGNMLETMYAAPGRGLAGPQVGAMSRIFVMDTDWKEGPSTPMVFINPVIESTSDTLVTQSEGCLSIPGMSLQISRPAEVTMVWTNLEGAQKTQEFSGFAAACVQHELDHLNGVVTFDHLPPDMRVAREAEYAEIGS; encoded by the coding sequence ATGAGCGTGCTCGAGATCCTGCGTTGGCCTGATCCGCGGTTAAGCACGGTTTGCGCGCCTGTAACCGGCATTGATGCCATGATCAGAACGCTGGCAGGCAATATGCTGGAGACGATGTATGCGGCCCCCGGCAGAGGTCTTGCCGGCCCGCAGGTTGGGGCCATGAGCCGCATTTTTGTGATGGATACGGATTGGAAAGAGGGCCCTTCCACCCCAATGGTTTTCATCAACCCGGTCATTGAGAGCACAAGCGACACTCTGGTGACGCAGAGCGAGGGGTGTCTGTCGATCCCCGGTATGAGCCTGCAGATCAGCCGACCCGCTGAAGTAACGATGGTCTGGACCAATCTGGAGGGCGCGCAGAAAACCCAGGAGTTTTCAGGGTTTGCCGCTGCCTGTGTGCAGCACGAATTGGATCATCTGAATGGTGTGGTGACTTTTGATCACCTGCCGCCGGACATGCGCGTGGCGCGTGAAGCTGAATATGCGGAAATTGGATCGTGA
- a CDS encoding efflux RND transporter permease subunit, protein MDFIRFAIDRPVAVMAAVIMAVLFGVIAVTRIPIQLAPDVRKPIVVITTNWPGAAPSEIEREIVNPQEEALRGLEGLDVMTSRSQSGEAEITLEFGIGTDMGQSLLLVSNRLDRVGDYPDEAGEPSLNTSGGDDSPIAWVLLTAQEGNTRDMPSYGDFVEDIIKDRIERVEGVSAVNIFGGVTRELQVVVDPRQLARFGLTVPDVVRTLRNENISLSAGDVEEGKRRYVVRAEGNLNTVAAIQEVVLRSELSAGGSGRVRVGDVAEVGFAFQDPTARLRFRGEPGLAFNIVREPGANVIETMEEVQSVLSELDGGPVTDAGLIMRQVYDETIYINGAIKLVTQNIWIGGGLAALILLMFLRSPRATLVVSLAIPVSIVATFVAMAATGRTLNVISLAGIAFAVGMIVDAAIVVLENIYRLREQGKTRREAAYLGAKQVWGAILVSALTTVLVFVPILIMQLEAGQLFRDIAVAISVSVLLSLVVAITVIPALASRLLKQGEQVTMKIWGLDHLARGFHALVMSYVRLTVRFRAVGVMMVAMIAGGAGVAAIAFLPRLEYLPEGNRNLVFGLIIPPPGYNLVTTQTIAERIERVARPLWEAAPEPAMDDGTPTIANFFFVARPGASFVGAAAVDGTRAGDLIPVLSGPIFAEPGTFGFMTQPSLFGRGVGGGRTIELNISGQDLDEILSVAGQAAGIIAGLLPRSEGHQFRPIPGLELGAPEVRLVPNRLRLADAGLTASDLALTVDAFNDGLRVAEITVGAERLNLMLKGDPGLQTAQRTQDIGNYPVVTPGGQIVPVTALSDVIVTAGPTEIRHRDRLRTVTLEVRPSDALPLETAVELLESEVVSVLEERGLPNGIRVSVSGTADQLSQTWDAIQINLAVALVIVFLVMAILFESFILPLVILISVPVAAAGGVGGLALLNTFQSQPLDMLTLLGFIILVGIVVNNAILIVHQTLYHLRDEGMAPVDAIEEATRNRIRPIFMSTLTSVFGMLPLVVFPGEGSELYRGLGAVVVGGLSMSAFLTLLTVPPLLRLCVRAPKPDEDAILASTPAQ, encoded by the coding sequence ATGGACTTCATTCGATTTGCAATTGACCGTCCGGTTGCTGTGATGGCCGCAGTTATCATGGCCGTTCTTTTTGGCGTCATTGCCGTGACTCGCATCCCCATTCAACTGGCGCCTGACGTGCGCAAACCAATTGTTGTGATCACCACAAATTGGCCCGGCGCCGCCCCGTCCGAGATCGAACGCGAAATCGTCAACCCGCAGGAAGAAGCTCTGCGCGGGCTGGAGGGGCTCGATGTCATGACCTCGCGCTCGCAGTCCGGCGAGGCGGAAATCACGCTGGAATTCGGGATCGGTACCGACATGGGCCAATCGCTCTTGTTGGTGTCCAACCGGCTGGACCGTGTCGGAGATTATCCGGATGAGGCGGGTGAACCTTCGCTTAATACCTCCGGCGGGGATGACAGCCCGATTGCCTGGGTCCTGCTGACAGCGCAGGAGGGCAATACGCGTGACATGCCGAGCTATGGTGATTTCGTCGAGGATATCATCAAGGACCGCATCGAACGGGTCGAGGGCGTTTCTGCGGTCAACATATTCGGCGGGGTCACGCGCGAATTGCAAGTCGTGGTGGACCCGAGGCAATTGGCCCGCTTTGGCCTGACCGTACCGGATGTGGTTCGGACACTGCGCAATGAAAACATATCGCTCTCCGCCGGCGATGTGGAAGAAGGCAAGCGGCGCTATGTGGTGCGCGCCGAAGGCAATCTCAACACGGTGGCGGCCATTCAGGAAGTCGTGCTGCGCTCAGAACTCAGTGCGGGCGGGTCTGGTCGCGTCCGGGTGGGCGATGTGGCAGAGGTCGGCTTTGCCTTTCAAGACCCAACTGCGCGCCTGCGGTTTCGTGGCGAGCCGGGGCTGGCCTTCAATATTGTGCGTGAACCCGGCGCCAATGTGATTGAAACCATGGAAGAGGTTCAGAGCGTTCTGAGCGAACTTGACGGCGGGCCTGTCACAGACGCGGGCCTGATCATGCGGCAGGTGTACGACGAGACCATCTACATCAACGGCGCGATCAAACTGGTGACGCAAAACATCTGGATCGGCGGGGGATTGGCCGCGCTGATCCTGTTGATGTTCCTGCGCAGCCCGCGGGCAACGCTTGTGGTATCGCTGGCCATTCCGGTCAGCATTGTGGCGACATTCGTGGCCATGGCGGCCACCGGTCGGACCCTCAATGTGATTTCACTGGCAGGAATTGCATTCGCCGTCGGCATGATCGTCGACGCGGCGATTGTGGTGCTGGAAAACATTTATCGACTGCGCGAACAGGGCAAAACCCGGCGCGAGGCGGCCTATCTCGGTGCAAAACAGGTCTGGGGCGCGATCCTTGTCTCCGCGCTGACGACGGTTCTGGTGTTCGTGCCAATCCTGATCATGCAACTTGAGGCCGGACAGCTGTTTCGAGACATCGCGGTGGCCATTTCAGTCTCTGTTTTGCTATCGCTTGTGGTGGCGATCACAGTCATTCCCGCCCTTGCCAGCCGTCTTTTGAAACAAGGCGAACAGGTCACCATGAAGATCTGGGGGTTGGATCACCTGGCGCGCGGTTTTCATGCGCTGGTGATGTCTTATGTGCGCCTGACCGTGCGGTTCCGGGCCGTGGGCGTGATGATGGTGGCAATGATCGCCGGGGGCGCAGGCGTTGCTGCCATCGCCTTCCTACCGCGCCTTGAATACCTGCCCGAAGGCAATCGGAACCTCGTCTTTGGCCTGATCATACCGCCGCCCGGCTATAATCTGGTCACTACACAAACCATTGCGGAGCGCATCGAACGTGTCGCCCGCCCGCTTTGGGAAGCCGCCCCGGAACCGGCCATGGATGACGGCACACCGACAATCGCCAACTTCTTTTTCGTGGCGCGTCCGGGGGCAAGTTTTGTTGGCGCCGCCGCTGTGGATGGGACGCGGGCAGGTGATCTGATCCCCGTGCTGTCGGGGCCGATATTCGCAGAACCGGGCACTTTCGGGTTCATGACGCAGCCTTCGCTTTTTGGACGCGGTGTCGGCGGTGGGCGCACAATCGAGCTGAATATTTCTGGCCAGGATCTGGATGAAATCCTGTCTGTCGCGGGTCAGGCCGCGGGCATTATTGCCGGTCTTTTGCCACGCTCGGAAGGCCATCAGTTCCGCCCCATTCCCGGACTTGAACTGGGCGCGCCAGAGGTGCGGCTGGTGCCCAATCGGCTGCGGTTGGCGGATGCAGGGTTGACCGCCTCCGATCTAGCTCTGACGGTGGATGCCTTTAATGACGGGTTGCGCGTTGCCGAGATTACCGTAGGTGCCGAACGGCTCAATCTGATGCTCAAGGGGGATCCGGGCCTGCAAACCGCGCAGCGCACGCAGGACATCGGCAACTATCCGGTCGTGACGCCGGGCGGGCAGATCGTACCCGTCACGGCCCTGTCGGATGTCATCGTCACCGCCGGGCCTACAGAAATCCGGCACCGCGATCGATTGCGGACTGTCACGCTGGAAGTACGCCCCTCCGATGCATTGCCATTGGAAACAGCTGTTGAACTGCTGGAATCCGAGGTCGTCAGTGTGCTGGAAGAACGCGGCCTGCCAAATGGCATTCGCGTCAGCGTGTCCGGCACCGCCGATCAGCTGAGCCAGACCTGGGATGCTATTCAGATCAACCTCGCCGTGGCGCTGGTGATCGTGTTTCTGGTGATGGCGATCCTGTTTGAGAGCTTCATTCTGCCGCTGGTGATCCTGATTTCCGTGCCGGTTGCCGCCGCTGGGGGTGTGGGCGGTCTGGCGTTGCTGAACACGTTTCAATCCCAGCCACTGGACATGCTGACCTTGCTCGGTTTCATCATCCTTGTCGGCATCGTGGTGAACAACGCAATTCTGATCGTGCACCAGACGCTCTATCATCTGCGCGATGAAGGCATGGCGCCGGTCGATGCCATCGAGGAGGCCACCCGCAACCGGATCCGGCCGATCTTCATGTCCACGCTGACCAGTGTTTTTGGCATGCTGCCGCTGGTGGTCTTTCCGGGCGAGGGTTCGGAGCTTTATCGTGGTTTGGGCGCCGTGGTTGTTGGTGGTCTGTCGATGTCTGCCTTCCTGACACTTCTGACGGTGCCACCCTTGTTGCGTCTCTGCGTGCGCGCCCCGAAACCGGATGAGGACGCGATTCTGGCCAGCACACCGGCGCAATAG
- a CDS encoding efflux RND transporter periplasmic adaptor subunit, giving the protein MSNFPVLRSAYALVLSLITICTASALMAQRGPAAVGVETVEFQTIAETVPLFAEVVTSREGTVASRIAGTVDKVHVLEGVSVMQGEVLAELDTELLNILARQAEALLAEARAGITTAKSRVDRSTKALARVEGLRGTTSFSTSRFDEAQSDFFEARGELAEADARVKTAEANEAETRYQLERALIRAPFSGIVLEVNTNPGEFISSGAPVVSLLDTQSFEIEASVPSKYIRVLKPGLEVSGITEVGEALDLTVRVLLPVEDASTRTRPVRFSSPDLVNLKTIAIGQSITVSIPISAPREVLSVPKDALVQARGGWMVFVAEEGAAQPRTLQIGVALGDRFEVLNGLSEGDTVVTRGNERLRPGQEIAPMGASN; this is encoded by the coding sequence ATGAGTAATTTTCCTGTTCTGCGATCGGCCTATGCGCTTGTGTTGTCGTTGATTACCATCTGCACGGCGTCTGCATTGATGGCGCAGCGTGGCCCTGCCGCGGTGGGTGTCGAGACCGTTGAGTTTCAGACCATCGCCGAAACCGTGCCGCTGTTTGCCGAGGTGGTCACGTCACGTGAAGGCACTGTTGCCAGCCGCATCGCCGGCACAGTGGATAAGGTACATGTCCTTGAAGGCGTGAGCGTCATGCAGGGTGAGGTTCTGGCCGAGTTGGATACGGAGCTTTTGAATATTCTGGCGCGCCAGGCCGAGGCGCTTCTGGCGGAGGCCCGCGCGGGCATCACCACTGCCAAATCCCGTGTGGATCGCTCCACCAAAGCCTTGGCACGTGTCGAAGGGCTGCGCGGCACCACCTCCTTTTCGACCAGCCGGTTCGACGAAGCGCAAAGCGACTTCTTTGAAGCGCGAGGCGAACTGGCCGAAGCCGACGCACGGGTAAAGACCGCAGAGGCGAATGAGGCGGAAACCCGGTATCAACTGGAACGCGCGCTGATCCGTGCCCCGTTTTCGGGCATCGTGTTGGAAGTGAACACCAACCCCGGTGAATTCATCAGTTCCGGTGCGCCGGTGGTGTCCCTGCTGGACACACAATCCTTTGAAATCGAGGCCAGTGTCCCCTCCAAATACATCCGCGTTCTCAAACCCGGGCTGGAAGTTTCCGGCATCACCGAGGTGGGCGAAGCACTGGACCTGACAGTACGCGTGCTTTTGCCGGTGGAGGATGCCTCAACGCGGACGCGGCCGGTGCGGTTTTCATCGCCTGATCTGGTCAATCTGAAAACCATCGCGATCGGGCAATCAATCACTGTTTCCATTCCGATCAGTGCCCCGCGCGAAGTGCTTTCGGTCCCCAAGGATGCGCTGGTGCAGGCGCGTGGAGGGTGGATGGTTTTTGTCGCCGAAGAGGGTGCCGCGCAACCGCGCACCCTTCAGATCGGCGTGGCTCTTGGCGACCGGTTTGAAGTTCTGAATGGTCTCAGCGAAGGCGACACCGTGGTGACGCGCGGCAACGAACGGCTGCGGCCCGGACAGGAAATTGCGCCCATGGGCGCAAGCAATTAG
- a CDS encoding glutathione S-transferase family protein: MGLLVDGIWQDRWYDTKSTGGKFKRSEAKFRNWITADGSSGPSGEGGFAADSGRYHLYVSYACPWAHRTLIFRTLKGLTDHISISAVHPDMLQDGWTFEKDDDGATGDTLYDHSFARDIYTQADATFTGRVTVPILWDKQRGTIVSNESSEIIRMLNSAFDGITGNSDDYWPEDLRTAIEPINARIYDTLNNGVYKCGFATTQDAYDAAVEPLFDTLEWLETHLSENRYLMGGHLSEADWRLFTTLVRFDPVYHLHFKCNRKRLIDFPNLWAYTRDLFQMPGVAATVNFTHIIRHYHYSHDSINPNRIIPVGPQLDFGVAHGRG; this comes from the coding sequence ATGGGACTTTTGGTCGACGGGATCTGGCAAGACAGATGGTATGATACGAAATCGACAGGAGGAAAATTTAAACGCTCAGAGGCGAAATTTCGCAACTGGATCACAGCTGATGGGTCCTCTGGCCCGTCTGGCGAGGGCGGGTTTGCAGCCGATTCGGGGCGCTACCACCTCTATGTCAGCTATGCCTGCCCCTGGGCACACCGCACCTTGATCTTTCGCACACTGAAAGGATTGACCGACCACATCAGTATTTCTGCGGTCCACCCCGACATGCTGCAAGATGGTTGGACCTTCGAAAAAGATGACGATGGGGCCACCGGTGACACACTTTATGACCACTCCTTTGCGCGGGATATTTACACACAGGCAGATGCCACATTTACCGGGCGTGTGACGGTGCCAATCTTATGGGACAAACAGCGCGGTACAATCGTTTCCAACGAAAGTTCCGAGATCATCCGCATGCTGAATTCAGCCTTTGATGGCATCACAGGCAATAGCGATGACTATTGGCCCGAAGACCTTCGCACCGCAATCGAACCGATAAACGCGCGCATATATGACACTCTCAACAACGGGGTCTACAAATGCGGTTTCGCGACCACCCAAGATGCCTATGACGCCGCGGTTGAGCCGCTGTTTGACACCCTTGAGTGGCTTGAAACACACCTGTCCGAAAACCGGTATCTGATGGGGGGGCACCTGAGCGAAGCGGATTGGCGTCTGTTCACCACGCTGGTGCGGTTTGACCCGGTCTATCACCTGCATTTCAAGTGTAACCGCAAGCGTTTAATAGATTTTCCTAATCTGTGGGCCTACACCCGGGACCTTTTCCAGATGCCTGGCGTGGCGGCAACCGTTAACTTTACGCACATCATTCGCCACTACCACTACAGCCACGACAGCATAAATCCCAACCGAATTATTCCGGTTGGGCCGCAGCTTGATTTTGGCGTGGCACACGGCCGCGGCTGA
- the fmt gene encoding methionyl-tRNA formyltransferase, which produces MRVTFMGTPDFSVPVLNALVEAGHEVVCVYCQPPRPAGRGKKERPSPVQARAEELGLTVRTPKSLKDAKEQADFAGLDADIAVVVAYGLILPQPVLDAPARGCLNIHASLLPRWRGAAPIHRAIMAGDTETGVCIMQMEAGLDTGPVLSRQKTRIAPGDTTASLHDRLSEMGATLIVQTLADLDAKTAIPQTANGVSYAQKIDKSEARVDWHRSAIEIDRQIRGLSPFPGAWTLHGDTRVKLLASKPAQGSGAPGTVLLDPLRVACGEGAVELTRLQRAGKGSQDAQEFLRGWPLAPGTKFE; this is translated from the coding sequence ATGCGTGTGACTTTTATGGGCACTCCTGATTTTTCAGTCCCCGTTCTAAATGCTTTGGTTGAAGCGGGGCATGAGGTTGTCTGCGTCTATTGCCAGCCACCCCGTCCTGCCGGTCGTGGAAAGAAGGAAAGACCCAGTCCGGTGCAAGCCCGCGCGGAAGAGCTCGGTCTGACGGTGCGCACGCCCAAGTCGCTCAAAGACGCCAAAGAGCAGGCAGATTTCGCCGGGCTGGACGCCGACATTGCTGTTGTGGTCGCCTACGGCTTGATCCTTCCGCAACCAGTTCTGGATGCGCCTGCGCGCGGATGCCTCAATATCCACGCGAGCCTATTGCCGCGCTGGCGGGGGGCTGCCCCCATTCATCGCGCGATTATGGCGGGCGATACCGAAACCGGTGTGTGCATCATGCAAATGGAAGCCGGTCTGGATACGGGACCCGTGTTGTCGCGCCAGAAGACGAGGATTGCGCCAGGCGACACCACGGCTTCATTGCATGACCGATTGAGCGAAATGGGGGCCACCTTGATCGTGCAGACGCTCGCCGATCTGGACGCTAAAACGGCCATACCCCAAACCGCCAACGGGGTGAGTTATGCGCAGAAAATCGACAAATCCGAGGCGCGGGTGGATTGGCATCGGTCCGCCATTGAGATTGATCGTCAGATCCGCGGTTTATCCCCCTTTCCAGGCGCGTGGACGTTGCATGGCGACACGCGTGTGAAACTTCTGGCGTCGAAACCCGCGCAAGGCAGCGGTGCGCCGGGCACCGTATTGCTTGATCCGCTGCGCGTGGCCTGTGGCGAGGGTGCTGTAGAGCTTACCCGATTGCAACGTGCCGGGAAAGGATCACAGGATGCGCAGGAATTCCTGCGGGGTTGGCCGTTGGCGCCGGGCACAAAGTTCGAATAG
- the def gene encoding peptide deformylase, whose protein sequence is MSVRMCLRWPDLRLSKEAEAVDDITDDIRTIWQDMVDTMDAMPGVGLAAPQIGISMQLAVVDASDRRDKRIFLANPRILEASSIMNKHQEASPNLPGVSALVTRPRGVTVRFMDETGAYVQRDFVGLEATSVQHQIDHLQGKMYFDRLSKMKRDMLLRKARKARA, encoded by the coding sequence GTGAGTGTGCGCATGTGCCTGCGCTGGCCTGATCTGCGTTTGAGCAAAGAGGCCGAGGCGGTGGATGACATCACCGATGACATACGGACCATTTGGCAGGATATGGTTGACACAATGGATGCGATGCCCGGGGTGGGACTTGCGGCGCCGCAGATCGGTATTTCTATGCAGTTGGCGGTTGTGGATGCATCAGACAGGCGCGACAAACGTATTTTTCTGGCCAACCCCCGAATTCTGGAGGCCTCTTCCATTATGAACAAACATCAGGAAGCGAGCCCGAATTTGCCAGGCGTGTCGGCTTTGGTAACGCGGCCCCGCGGCGTTACCGTTCGGTTCATGGATGAGACAGGCGCTTATGTGCAACGTGATTTCGTTGGGCTTGAAGCGACCAGCGTTCAGCATCAGATCGACCACCTGCAGGGCAAAATGTACTTTGACCGGTTGAGCAAAATGAAGCGGGACATGCTTTTGCGCAAAGCGCGCAAGGCCCGTGCCTAA